The Phaenicophaeus curvirostris isolate KB17595 chromosome Z, BPBGC_Pcur_1.0, whole genome shotgun sequence genome includes the window aaaattcttcactgaaagggttgtcaagtgctacaacaggctgctcagggaagtgtcAGAGCTGCCATTccttgaggtatttaaaagacacacagatgtgacacttcgggacatggtttagcggtgGGTTTGACAGTGTTAGAATAGGTGTTAGACTATGatgttaaaggtcttttccagcctaataGCCTGTGTGATTCTACCATTTTTAAGCTACAAAAGACAAGTGTTCAGGTTTTCATGCTTACGCTATCCTACTTTGTTTCAGCCATaacctgattttattttactagtTTTGGAGGATGAAGCTCCATTTTCCTTAAACTGACATTGCATTATACGTAGAAATCACTTTGTATTGCACtgacttctgaaaatgaaagcactgaatttaaggaaataaaacGGTAAAATAATTGCAGAAACTCCCCTCTCTTCACCTCTTTCCTGTGTCTTGCAGGCAGAAATTTTTCAGGAATTTGCTGTGCAGGAGGAATCAGTGACATTCCGGATCAATTTGTCTGTTCTCCTTGACTGCTTGACCATTTTTGGTACCAGTTCTTTGCCAGGTATGGTGCATTTTTACCTTGACAGTATATGTGTGTCATGTGTAATCACATGAAACCCATACATGGCTATAGGGAGATTACAGTCTTAGCAGAATTTCTGACTTCCTCACCTTAAGTCATCCTCAGcgtggcagctgctgctggttgAGCAGGGTCCACTCGGTTTACTTAAGCTGGTACAAGTGTGTGCTGAGGTACCAGTcagcagggagaaggaaggagctgaTGGATGTGAGCCTACCCAGTATGTCAAGGACGACTGCAGCAGGTGGTGCTAGAAAAGCCTGACTTAGTTTGCAAGGTGGAAGAAAGAGTGGAATAGCATCTCTGGGGCGCTATTGGGTAGGTGAGAAACAGAGTAGTCTTCTGATAAGTTAATATATCCTGTCACAGAAGAACCACTTGTTTTGGGAGAGAACCTTTTTGCGTCATGAGGTCCAGTGAACAGTCCCAGCTTGTAGCCAAGCTCTAGTTTAGGGTTGAAGATCGTTGTGGAGTTGTAGAATGTTTtcgattggaaaggaccttaaagataatccagttccaacccctctgccatggacagtgacaccttctactggatcaggttgctcagagctccatccagcctggccttgatcTCAAATAGTTTCTGTAATCTTGGTAAGAAAATGTCAAGTAATTTGTTCAGGCATCTCTGGCACATTTTGTGTTATGTTTAGGTTGTAGTTCTGATGCTGAGGCCAGTGCTGTACCCCAGGACTGACACATGCTGCTGTGACTGCCTGAATCTCTTCAGTCCAAGGCACAGATCATCCACATCCCATGAACACTAATTTGTTCCCGAGTGCCCTGTACTTGAGGGGAAAACGTGGGCACAGCTGGCAGAGTAGTTCCTCTGCAACCCATTCGGGATAGTCAGTATGGATGTAGAGAGTGCTGAGGTCCTTCTGCTATGACCTGTGCGTCACACTGTCACATGCCGTTAAATGGCCATCAGGGCATTTAGCCTTTGGCATCAGGCTAAAAGGTAACTGTTTGGGTAAGCTGAGGCAGCCTCTCATCAGAACTGTCAGTTTGAGctgaaaaagcacaaaagcTGTCAGCACATTTTAAGGCCACAAGGGAACCCCACTAGGCTTACAGGGGACTCGTGCTGAGTAATTGCTGTGAGCTGTAGCAGAAATCAGTACACTTGAGAGGCAGTGGAGATGTAGCTGGGAATTTATCtagctaatgaaaaaaaataaatgaactcattaatttttttaatttatttctgtggcTTGTGCCAGCCTCGAACATCCAGCTACCTCAGAAGCAGTAACAAATGTATGTGTGAATTAGGAAATGTTCTGGTGTGGATATACTGGGCTTGGAAGAAGTCTGCAGGGGTTCTAAGTAGCACTGTCAGTTCAGCGTGCTTCTGCTGCCAGTGCAGTAGCTGTTTTGTGGCACCTTCTGTTCCTTCTCAGGTTACACCTGCATCTGTTTTGTGAGGGTTATCTCCAGCTTGCAGGTGTGGTACTGAGGGATGATCTTAACTCGCAAGAAATCTGCCCCTGGGTTGGGTACCTCTTCAGGTGCTGCAAGGACACTGTAGGTCTTGTTTATCGAGTGTATGAATTAGAAAAATTAAGTAGACTGTGTTACTGAGGGTGTTAATAGTCTTTTCAGTGACAAGAGTTGTTACTGGGAAGCTGCCTTCACAATTATGTATACCAATATTGAATTACTTGAACccttttgtttaaaagaaaacccaaaccaacagtTCTTAGTGAACTCTGCAtcctataatttttttcttttacttgatAATTGTGCAAAACATATTTTCCCAAGCAAAAAATAACTACAAGTCAGCATGACTGTGGGAGTGCTGCAGGATGCACTGTTTACTCACGTGAAGCAGTGACTGTTTTCCTAGGCTGTTCTGCCGTTGCAGTTGTGTGTTGTACTCCACATTCCCCTGCCATTTCTGTTCTGATTCTGACCTAATGACCTAAATTGACTGTACTGAACAGCACTCTTACTTTGGCATTCAGATTTTGATTCACATTGTGAATACCTAGCAAAAGGAGGATGTGACTGTGGTGCAAGCTAAGCAGTGTTAATTTCACTTTGGGTTGCACAAGTAATGAGAGtagtaaaggacgatgatgtgaGCCAGAGGGAGCCTTAGGACTGTGGAGGATTTTCCTGTTCCATTAAACTATTTGTGGTTTATGTGGCTTTGTTGTCACAGCTAGTGTTACCCATTTGGTACATGACACTTGTTGAACTGGTGTCTGCATATGCATCAATTCATTTTGCTGCTAACCATTGGTGCGCCACAGCGCTAGGAGGCTGCTCTAAGCCTGCCACATTGGTATATTGGAGGCCAGACCAAACATGCTAAATCAAATGCAGTAAAACGTGTCAGTAAAATGTGAACTTCTTGAAGTGATCAGATGTGCTCGCTAGCTCTCcaaaaaatatgtttcattctcattttcagGAACATCAACAGCCCTTAGGATGTCTTATCGTGGTTATGGTTATCCCTTGATGCTGTTCTTGGAAGAAGGAGGAGTCGTGACAGTGTGCAAAATTAACACTGAGGAACCTGAGGAGTTGTTAGACTTTGATTTCTGTAGTACAAAGGTTGTTAATAAAATTATCCTGCAGTCAGAGGGTCTACGAGAAGCATTTGCTGAACTGGATATGACCAGTGAAGTTCTGCAGATTACTATGTCTCCAGATAAACCCTACTTCAGGTAACGGAAACAATGCTTTCAGCTCAAATGTTCGTGCTTGGCCTCTGTTGGTAAGGACTGGAAGTTTTCAGAGTGAAGAGAGGGGAGCTATTTTAGAATATTGCTTTAGTTCAAGAATTGTAAAGAGTATAGTAAATCACAACATGTAATATCATTAACATAGTGATGAATATATCGACAGACTGGGAAATGTGGCACTGACATGGACAGTGTAGTGTttttaactaaataaaaacaaccgAGTGTTTTGTGAAACAGCCATTGAGATATGCAAAATAACTGATCCTGATGAGGTTTAGAGAGCTGTGCTCAGGTATTCTGACTAAGTGCCTTTTGTCTGCCAGGTTATCTACTTTTGGAAATGCAGGGAGTGCACATCTGGACTACCCTAGAGACTCTGATTTGATTGAAGCATTCCACTGTAACCAGACCCAGACAAACAGGTCAGTAATTCTGTGATTGGTGCCTTTTGTGGCAGATGATGTGTTCTTGATAGAAAGTATTAAGAACCTGGTTTCGCATTACTGTAACTTGTATTTTGCAAAtgcatggaaaaaatattccccAGTCGATAAAATTCTTATGTCTGTGATCAAAAGCTAAGTGATAACAGTGTCCATCTGGTGTCACCAGGAAAAGATTATATTAGCATGTTGGTAATGTTTTTTAGttattttgtcatttctgtTGGGGGTGATGTTTTGGCATCTCTCTtaacaatacatttttttcatatgactttttttttcttttcccttgccaGGTACAAGATTTCTTTGCTTAAACCATCTACAAAGGCACTGGCTTTATCTTGTAAAGTCTCCATTCGAACAGATGCTCAAGGATTTCTCTCATTGCAGTATATGATTAGGAACGAAGATGGACAGGTGTGTTTTGTGGAATACTACTGTTGCCCTGATGAAGATGCTGCTGAAGCAGAACTGTAGATATATGTTTGGGCGTCTGTATTATATTTTTGGATGTATAAAgtactatatttttttataaaactgaaTTAAACCTGTAAAGATTTTTAGACTTGatgttgtcctttttttttttttaaactctggaATTAGAAATACAAAGACTTCCTTTTTATTCCCTTGCAAACATTCCTTAGCCTTGACCCAAAGAAATGAAGCTGAAACAGCGAAAAGCGGGGTTGATCTCCTATAGCTGCTGATTCCAGCACAGATGTTAAAGTGGTGTTCAGGTAATACGCTGCTGCCTTTTACAGTGATCTCTAAGAAATTTTGTTTgcgttttaatttttttttcctttggcttgtTTGAAGCAGTTACTCAGAGGAAAATATGAGTAGTAGCTTTATGTTAGCCAGTTAACTTCCAgtgacttaaaaataaatttgtcttGAAAGAGGATGACATTTTCAATCTGATTTCTTAACAGCAGCAGGTGGTTTCTTTCTGGCAAATGCTGATGTGTTTTGCTGGTAAAGCCGCTAGGCTCCCCCTCATGTTGATTAATACTTAATATAACTCAATGCCTTGGAATTTCATCTGATACCAATTTACCCATTTGTCTGTAGTACTGGTGTTGAATTGGTGAATTAAGACAGAAGCCAGGATTTTCTTACTCATTACTTATAGCTCTTCTGGCAACATTATTGTTTTGTATCTCTTGATTTATTACACATCCGCAAGAATGCTGGTGCTGAAGCGTTTCTGTACATGTCCCCGTTCTTACCCTGCTAGTCTTTACTAATGCTGTTAAGAATTCTaagaagaga containing:
- the RAD1 gene encoding cell cycle checkpoint protein RAD1; translation: MPLSAQPAAAAEASLLSASLDNARHLSSILRAVHFQDHATCFAMANGLRVTVEAAKCVQANAFIQAEIFQEFAVQEESVTFRINLSVLLDCLTIFGTSSLPGTSTALRMSYRGYGYPLMLFLEEGGVVTVCKINTEEPEELLDFDFCSTKVVNKIILQSEGLREAFAELDMTSEVLQITMSPDKPYFRLSTFGNAGSAHLDYPRDSDLIEAFHCNQTQTNRYKISLLKPSTKALALSCKVSIRTDAQGFLSLQYMIRNEDGQVCFVEYYCCPDEDAAEAEL